In the Equus quagga isolate Etosha38 unplaced genomic scaffold, UCLA_HA_Equagga_1.0 HiC_scaffold_3797_RagTag, whole genome shotgun sequence genome, one interval contains:
- the LOC124232248 gene encoding tubulin beta-4B chain encodes MREIVHIQAGQCGNQIGAKFWEVISDEHGIDPTGSYHGDSDLQLERINVYYNEAAGNKYVPRAILVDLEPGTMDSVRSGPFGQIFRPDNF; translated from the exons ATGCGCGAGATCGTGCACATCCAGGCGGGCCAGTGCGGCAACCAGATCGGCGCCAAG ttttggGAGGTCATCAGCGATGAGCATGGGATCGACCCCACTGGCAGTTACCATGGAGACAGTGACTTGCAGCTGGAGAGAATCAATGTGTACTACAACGAAGCCGCTG GTAACAAGTACGTCCCTCGGGCCATCCTGGTGGATCTGGAGCCGGGCACCATGGACTCGGTCAGGTCTGGACCATTCGGCCAGATCTTCAGGCCAGACAACTTT